One stretch of Phaeodactylum tricornutum CCAP 1055/1 chromosome 9, whole genome shotgun sequence DNA includes these proteins:
- a CDS encoding urea transporter (Membrane targted urea transporter. Phylogenetically, this is a plant-like urea transporter. This urea transporter is the second most highly expressed gene in the nitrate starved EST library.; DUR3), translating into MSTNTVSEITYDLPPFDKYRGQDSFFGGEPPLSEGVGYLVVLGFGFLFSIITTILVYLNKYFGARGEVTSEHFNTAGRMIKTGLTASVIVSQWTWAATLLQSSNVAWAYGVSGPFWYASGATIQVLLFGVLAINLKKVAPSAHTVAEIVNARWGKTAHLTFLFFCFAANIIVTSMLLLGGAATVEALTGMDYRLASFLIPWGVILYTASGGLQATFLASYIHTVIIYAVLITMIFLVYIKFYSSDQIYDFLDQTVSFTTEECEAIFSDDSGTFFEAGKYACGPVSGNEKGSYLTMISGDGLMFGIINIVGNFGTVFVDQSYWQSAIAAKPSSAARGYLLGGVCWFAIPFSLATSLGLASTALMLPITSTEAGNGLVPPAVAFELLGDAGAILILIMLFMAIVSTGSAESIAVSSLVAYDIYRQYINPEATGDQILFVSRVVIVVFGLFMGCFAILLFEIGLSLGWVYLFMGVVIGSAVVPLWNMMTWKKASGTGAVIAAWTGLVLAVTGWLVAAKVQSDTISVDALGTNEVMLSGNLIAILSSGAIHYVYSMFIDPQDYDFSELDKHITLVEQDTRGLTDEEKDPVALRRAERWITRRGYALTLVLIFIWPILSVPAGVFTKSYFAFWVLVAIAWGFGAALVITILPLTESAEDISMVLSGVFYAVTGREPRRAEDPAEAVAAEKEISEEMDKADAEVAAEMEA; encoded by the exons GGTGCCCGGGGTGAAGTCACTTCTGAGCATTTCAA CACTGCTGGTCGCATGATTAAGACCGGTCTCACGGCCTCGGTTATTGTTTCCCAGTGGACATGG GCTGCGA CACTACTCCAGTCCTCCAACGTTGCCTGGGCATACGGTGTATCGGGACCTTTCTG GTATGCGTCTGGTGCCACCATTCAGGTTTTGCTCTTCGGAGTCTTGGCCATCAACCTCAAGAAGGTGGCTCCGTCTGCACATACCGTCGCTGAAATTGTCAACGCACGGTGGGGAAAGACCGCCCATCTGACgtttctcttcttctgttTCGCCGCCAATATCATTGTGACTTCGATGCTCTTGCTCGGTGGAGCCGCCACCGTCGAAGCTCTAACTGGTATGGACTACCGTCTTGCGTCTTTTTTGATTCCTTGGGGAGTCATTTTGTACACCGCTAGTGGAGGGCTCCAGGCGACTTTCTTGGCGAGCTACATCCACACAGTGATCATCTACGCCGTGTTGATCACGATGATCTTCCTGGTGTACATCAAGTTCTACTCGAGTGACCAGATCTACGATTTCCTTGACCAGACCGTCTCTTTCACTACTGAAGAGTGTGAAGCTATTTTCTCTGACGATTCTGGAACTTTCTTCGAGGCCGGGAAGTATGCGTGCGGTCCCGTTTCTGGCAACGAGAAGGGATCGTATTTGACCATGATTTCTGGAGATGGTCTCATGTTTGGAATCATCAACATCGTCGGTAACTTTGGTACCGTGTTTGTGGACCAATCTTACTGGCAATCTGCTATTGCTGCCAAGCCCAGCAGTGCCGCCCGTGGTTACTTGCTTGGAGG AGTGTGCTGGTTTGCCATTCCGTTCTCTCTCGCCACCTCTCTTGGCCTCGCCTCTACGGCTCTTATGCTCCCAATTACTTCTACTGAAGCCGGAAACGGTCTGGTCCCTCCTGCTGTCGCTTTCGAATTGCTTGGCGATGCTGGTGCCATTCTCATTCTAATTATGCTCTTCATGGCGATTGTGTCCACCGGATCCGCCGAATCAATCGCCGTTTCTTCCTTGGTCGCTTACGACATCTATCGTCAGTACATCAACCCCGAAGCTACCGGAGATCAGATTCTGTTCGTTTCCCGGGTCGTGATTGTTGTATTTGGACTTTTTATGGGATGCTTTGCCATTCTTTTGTTCGAAATTGGACTGAGCTTGGGCTGGGTATACCTTTTCATGGGAGTTGTCATTGGATCGGCCGTCGTTCCCTTGTGGAACATGATGACTTGGAAGAAGGCGTCTGGCACCGGTGCCGTCATTGCAGCATGGACCGGTCTTGTGTTGGCCGTTACTGGATGGCTTGTTGCCGCTAAGGTCCAGAGTGATACTATTTCTGTGGACGCCCTCGGAACTAACGAGGTCATGTTGAGTGGCAACTTGATTGCCATTCTCTCCTCAGGTGCCATTCACTATGTCTACTCCATGTTCATCGATCCCCAGGACTACGACTTTTCTGAACTCGACAAGCATATAACTCTCGTCGAACAGGATACGCGTGGACTCACGGATGAAGAGAAGGACCCTGTTGCGCTTCGTCGTGCTGAACGCTGGATTACCCGCCGTGGATATGCCTTGACGTTGGTGCTTATATTTATTTGGCCCATCCTTTCTGTTCCTGCTGGTGTCTTCACCAAGAGCTACTTTGCCTTCTGGGTTTTGGTGGCTATCGCTTGGGGTTTCGGTGCCGCTTTGGTCATCACGATTCTCCCTTTGACGGAGAGCGCCGAAGACATCAGCATGGTTCTTTCCGGAGTTTTCTACGCTGTTACAGGCCGTGAACCCAGACGTGCTGAAGACCCGGCCGAGGCTGTAGCTGCGGAGAAAGAAATTTCGGAAGAGATGGACAAGGCTGATGCAGAAGTCGCTGCCGAGATGGAAGCCTAG